GCATCTGGTCGACCCAAAGCTTTTGCACGAAACTGCATATCGTGTAATCGTTCTTTATTTCCAATAATAGCATCAATTTCAGCTAATAAATTAATCGTTGGTAGCGCTTTTTCAGTAATAACAACAGCCGCACCTTTTTTTTCCAGTGAACGAGCATTATTTTCTTGATGATTGGCGGTGACATACGGACTTGGGATTAGAATGCTAGGAACACCAAGTGCTGTTAATTCAGCAAGCGTTGTTGCCCCTGCGCGTGAAACAACAAGTGTCACTGCATTAAGAACTTTTGGCATATCGTAAACAAACGGCTGAATACTGACACGATGATCTAAATTTAAACGAGAAGCCTTTTCCTTTACTTGATCATAATGAGCTTCACCTGTCACATAGAGCAATTGATAATCACGATGATGCCATCCAGCTAGGGCTCTCTCAACCGCCTCATTTAAACCTCGTGCCCCCCTACTTCCACCAAAAATCAGCACGGTTTCTTTATCTTCTTCTAAATTATATTCGCTAAGAACACCTGATGGATCTACTGAAACAACTTCAGATGCACGCGGATTCCCAGTAAAGACGATTTTTTCTGAAGCAAATGAATCGCTAACTTCTTCAAAACAAATGGCTATTTTTTTAACATAACGACTTAAAAAACGATTTGTAAGACCAGCTACACTATTTTGTTCATGAATCAAAGTTGGAATGCCTAGTTTGGCAGCAGAGTATACGACAGGGCCACAAACATATCCTCCCGTTCCAACAACGACATCTGGTTGGAATTCACGCAAGATTTTTTTGCATTTTTTCGTCCCTGTAAAAAAACGCTGCATCGTTCTGATGTTTTCAAACGAGAGCTTTCTTTTAAAGCCGGTAATTTCAATCGCTTCAAATGGGATGCCTGCCCGCGTAACAATATCAGCTTCAAGACCCTTTGTTGTCCCAATATAAAGGAACTCCGCTTCTTTATATTGCTTTTTAAATTCACGGATAAAAGCTAAAGCAGGATAGATATGCCCACCTGTTCCACCACCACTAACAACTACTTTCATTTTTCCACCTCTTCAGCTAGCTGATTAATTGCTTCGATAAAAGCATTTCCTCGTACTTCAAAAGTTCGGTACTGATCCCAGCTAGCACAAGCAGGTGAGAGTAAAATAATGTCTCCTGAATCTGAAAGTTGATAAGAAAGCGGAACAGCTGCTTCAACATCTTTGACATAATGGACCATAACCCCAGCTTCTTTCCCCACATGTGCAATTTTTTCAGCTGTTTCACCAAATACAATTAGCGCTTTGACATGTCTTAAAAATGGTCTTAGCTCATCAAAGTCATTTCCGCGATCAAGCCCTCCAGCAAGAAGAATAACTGGAGCTTTAAAACCTTTTAAAGCACTTTGTGTTGCTAAAATGTTCGTTGCCTTTGAATCGTTATAAAACGTTCGCCCATTTAATTCCGTAACGAGCTGTGTTCGGTGTGGTACTCCTTTAAATGTTTTTAATACATTTACAATGGCTTCATTTGTAACACCAATCAATTTGGCTGTCGCAATGGCTGCTAAAATATTTTCCAGATTGTGATTTCCTGGTAATAAAATATCATCCCGTTGACCAATCACTTCATCATTAAACATTAGCTGGCCATTCTTCACGTAGCTTCCTTTCCCTAATCGTTGGGTCGTTGAAAACGGAATGATTTTCGCCTTTGTTTTTTTCGTTAAACTTTTTAATTCATCTTGATCCCAATTGATGACAAGAAAATCATCAGCTGTTTGGTTTTTCTGGATGTTCCATTTAGCAGAAACATACTCATTACGCGTTTTATGGTAGTCAAGGTGCGCTTCATAAATATTCGTAATAACCGAAATGTGCGGATGAAAAGTTTCGACACCCATCAGTTGAAATGATGAAAGCTCCATTGTAATATATTGATCATTTGTTGCATTTTCGGCGACTGTAGAAGCTGGAAATCCAATATTACCCGCAAGAAGTGATTGTCCTTCTTTCATTTCATTCAGCATCTGATGAATGATTGTTGTTGTTGTCGTTTTCCCATTTGTTCCAGTAATCCCAATAATCGGTGCTTCCGAAATTTGATAAGCTAGCTCTACTTCTGTAATAACAGGAATCTTGAGCTGCAAGGCTTTTTCGATCATCGGATTATCATAGGGAATCCCCGGATTTTTAACAACTAACTCAAAACCTTCATCTAAAAGTTCAATCGGATGGCTACCACATACAACTTTAATCCCTTGTTCTAGCAATCCCTGTGCTTCTGGATTTTCACTAAATGGCAAGCGATCATTGACTGTGACAAAGGCACCTAATTTATGTAATAATCCTGCTGCTGAAACCCCACTTTTAGCTAGACCAAGGACAAGTATTTTTTTATGGTAATAAAGTTCAATATTTTTCATTTTATTGTTCCCCTAACTAAATTTAATAAAAACGGTTAGAATGATCAAAAGCATCAGCTACACGGTTTAGTTAACTCGATAAAACAACCCAAAAAACAGCACCAATACCTGTAATTAAGCCAACGCTCCAAAATAAAAGCACAACGCTCCACTCACTTAATCCAGAAAGTTCAAAGTGATGATGAATGGGTGCCATTTTAAAAAGCCGTTTTCCCCCCGTAGCTTTAAAATAAAGAACTTGTAAAATAACAGAAGCTGTTTCAATAACAAATACAAGCCCCACTAACAACAGTAGCCATTCTTGCTTTAATAAAAGCGATACAGCTGCAAGAGCTCCCCCAAGTGCAAGTGATCCTGTATCTCCCATGAAAATTTTTGCTGGATTTTTATTAAAAACAAGAAAAGCAAGCATTCCCCCAACAACCGCAAAGCAAAATAAAGCAATCGCTTGTTGATTTTGATAAACCGCAATGATCCCAAAAACAGCAAATGAAATACTAGCTAAACCAGAAACGAGACCATCAAGGCCATCTGTTAAATTGACAGCATTTGAAAAGCCAACTAACCAGAATAAAACAAATAAGATAAAAAAGTAGCCTAAGTTGACTTGAATAGCAGTAAATGGAATGTTAATTGTATTTGGATAACCCGCCAACAGGTAGCCAATATAAAAACAAACGGAAATCGCTACTTGCCCGAGAAATTTTTGTTTTGATGTTAAACCAAGATTGCGCTTTTTCACAACTTTAATGTAATCATCAGCAAAACCTAGGAATCCAAAAAAGACAAGTGCAAGTAGTAAAAGCCAGGTAGCAGCTGTAAACATTCCACCAGCAAATGAAATAAGAAAATAACTTAATACAATCGCTATTAAGTAAACGACGGCCCCCATTGTTGGTGTTCCGGATTTTTTTTCATGCAGTTTTGGCCCTTCTTCGCGAATGCTTTGCCCGAATTTTAATTTAACTAAAAAAGGAATAAACAGCGGTACACCAATCACAGTAATAATAAAGGCAATCGCAAATGCTGATACGAACATGTATAATGACACAATATCTCTCCTAACTTTTTAAATAAATCAATTTTTACTTACGATAAAACTATTATAACATTTAGTTCTAACCAAATGTTGTTATTCCAAAGTCTGCTTTTTTAAAATGGCTTCTTTAGCCACAACTCGATCATCAAAATTGATTTTTTCCGTGCCAATGATTTGATAATCTTCATGCCCTTTTCCCGCAATTAAAACCACATCGCCGTGCTTCGCTTCACGAATAGCGTATTCAATCGCTTCACGTCTCTCCTTGCGCACAATATAAGAATTATCTGGTACGCCAGCTATCATATCATCAATAATCGTTCGTGGATTTTCCGTACGAGGATTGTCAGAAGTAAAAATTGGATCTGTCGCATATTTTACAGCAATCTGAGCCATCTTAGGACGTTTCCCCTTATCACGATCCCCACCACAACCTACAACAACAAAAATTCGTCCGTTAGCAAATTCTTTCACTGTTTCAAGCACATTCAATAGACCATCTGGCGTATGCGCATAATCAACAATA
This DNA window, taken from Listeria sp. PSOL-1, encodes the following:
- the murG gene encoding undecaprenyldiphospho-muramoylpentapeptide beta-N-acetylglucosaminyltransferase is translated as MKVVVSGGGTGGHIYPALAFIREFKKQYKEAEFLYIGTTKGLEADIVTRAGIPFEAIEITGFKRKLSFENIRTMQRFFTGTKKCKKILREFQPDVVVGTGGYVCGPVVYSAAKLGIPTLIHEQNSVAGLTNRFLSRYVKKIAICFEEVSDSFASEKIVFTGNPRASEVVSVDPSGVLSEYNLEEDKETVLIFGGSRGARGLNEAVERALAGWHHRDYQLLYVTGEAHYDQVKEKASRLNLDHRVSIQPFVYDMPKVLNAVTLVVSRAGATTLAELTALGVPSILIPSPYVTANHQENNARSLEKKGAAVVITEKALPTINLLAEIDAIIGNKERLHDMQFRAKALGRPDAAKDLVKVALSIMK
- the murD gene encoding UDP-N-acetylmuramoyl-L-alanine--D-glutamate ligase gives rise to the protein MKNIELYYHKKILVLGLAKSGVSAAGLLHKLGAFVTVNDRLPFSENPEAQGLLEQGIKVVCGSHPIELLDEGFELVVKNPGIPYDNPMIEKALQLKIPVITEVELAYQISEAPIIGITGTNGKTTTTTIIHQMLNEMKEGQSLLAGNIGFPASTVAENATNDQYITMELSSFQLMGVETFHPHISVITNIYEAHLDYHKTRNEYVSAKWNIQKNQTADDFLVINWDQDELKSLTKKTKAKIIPFSTTQRLGKGSYVKNGQLMFNDEVIGQRDDILLPGNHNLENILAAIATAKLIGVTNEAIVNVLKTFKGVPHRTQLVTELNGRTFYNDSKATNILATQSALKGFKAPVILLAGGLDRGNDFDELRPFLRHVKALIVFGETAEKIAHVGKEAGVMVHYVKDVEAAVPLSYQLSDSGDIILLSPACASWDQYRTFEVRGNAFIEAINQLAEEVEK
- the mraY gene encoding phospho-N-acetylmuramoyl-pentapeptide-transferase, with the protein product MSLYMFVSAFAIAFIITVIGVPLFIPFLVKLKFGQSIREEGPKLHEKKSGTPTMGAVVYLIAIVLSYFLISFAGGMFTAATWLLLLALVFFGFLGFADDYIKVVKKRNLGLTSKQKFLGQVAISVCFYIGYLLAGYPNTINIPFTAIQVNLGYFFILFVLFWLVGFSNAVNLTDGLDGLVSGLASISFAVFGIIAVYQNQQAIALFCFAVVGGMLAFLVFNKNPAKIFMGDTGSLALGGALAAVSLLLKQEWLLLLVGLVFVIETASVILQVLYFKATGGKRLFKMAPIHHHFELSGLSEWSVVLLFWSVGLITGIGAVFWVVLSS